A DNA window from Ranitomeya imitator isolate aRanImi1 chromosome 2, aRanImi1.pri, whole genome shotgun sequence contains the following coding sequences:
- the LOC138666093 gene encoding trypsin-like: MKLLLICVLLGAAAAFEDDDKIVGGYTCTKNSVPWQVSLYSGYHFCGGSLINNLWVISAAHCYKSSLQVRLGEHNIAVSEGTEQFINSAKVIRHGSYSSYTLDNDIMLIKLASAATLNSYVKAIGLPSGCPAAGTSCLISGWGNTLSSGTNMPNLLQCVDAPVLTAAQCSNAYPGEITSNMICVGYLEGGKDSCQGDSGGPVVCNGQLQGIVSWGYGCAQRNYPGVYTKVCNYNSWISSTVAAN, from the exons ATGAAGCTCCTCCTGATCTGTGTGCTCCTCGGAGCAGCTG CTGCTTTTGAAGATGATGATAAGATTGTAGGAGGCTACACCTGTACCAAGAACTCCGTCCCCTGGCAGGTGTCCCTGTACTCCGGCTACCACTTCTGTGGTGGATCCCTGATCAACAACCTGTGGGTGATCTCCGCCGCTCACTGCTACAAGTC GAGCTTACAGGTCAGACTGGGAGAGCACAACATCGCTGTCAGTGAAGGTACCGAGCAGTTCATCAACTCTGCCAAAGTCATCAGACATGGAAGCTACAGCTCCTATACCCTGGACAATGACATCATGTTGATCAAGCTGGCGTCTGCCGCCACCCTCAACTCCTACGTCAAGGCTATTGGTCTGCCCAGTGGCTGCCCTGCTGCCGGCACCAGCTGTCTGATCTCCGGATGGGGCAACACCCTCAGCAGTGGAA CCAACATGCCCAACCTCCTCCAGTGCGTGGATGCCCCCGTCCTGACTGCCGCCCAGTGTAGCAACGCCTATCCAGGAGAGATCACCAGCAACATGATCTGTGTTGGATACTTGGAAGGAGGCAAGGATTCCTGCCAG GGTGACTCTGGTGGACCCGTGGTCTGCAATGGACAGCTCCAGGGTATTGTCTCCTGGGGATACGGCTGTGCCCAAAGGAACTATCCTGGTGTCTACACCAAGGTCTGCAACTACAACTCCTGGATCTCCAGCACCGTTGCCGCCAACTAA
- the LOC138666086 gene encoding trypsin-like, which produces MKLLLICVLLGAAAAFEDDDKIVGGYTCTKNSVPWQVSLYSGYHFCGGSLINNLWVISAAHCYKSSLQVRLGEHNIAVSEGTEQFINSAKVIRHGSYSSYTLDNDIMLIKLASAATLNSYVKAIGLPSGCPAAGTSCLISGWGNTLSSGTNMPNLLQCVDAPVLTAAQCSNAYPGEITSNMICVGYLEGGKDSCQGDSGGPVVCNGQLQGIVSWGYGCAQRNYPGVYTKVCNYNSWISSTVAAN; this is translated from the exons ATGAAACTCCTCCTGATCTGTGTGCTCCTCGGAGCAGCTG CTGCTTTTGAAGATGATGATAAGATTGTAGGAGGCTACACCTGTACCAAGAACTCCGTCCCCTGGCAGGTGTCCCTGTACTCCGGCTACCACTTCTGTGGTGGATCCCTGATCAACAACCTGTGGGTGATCTCCGCCGCTCACTGCTACAAGTC GAGCTTACAGGTCAGACTGGGAGAGCACAACATTGCTGTCAGTGAAGGTACCGAGCAGTTCATCAACTCTGCCAAAGTCATCAGACATGGAAGCTACAGCTCCTATACCCTGGACAATGACATTATGTTGATCAAGCTGGCGTCTGCCGCCACCCTCAACTCCTACGTCAAGGCTATTGGTCTGCCCAGTGGCTGCCCTGCTGCCGGCACCAGCTGTCTGATCTCTGGATGGGGCAACACCCTCAGCAGTGGAA CCAACATGCCCAACCTCCTCCAGTGCGTGGATGCCCCCGTCCTGACTGCCGCCCAGTGTAGCAACGCCTATCCAGGAGAGATCACCAGCAACATGATCTGTGTTGGATACTTGGAAGGAGGCAAGGATTCCTGCCAG GGTGACTCTGGTGGACCCGTGGTCTGCAATGGACAGCTCCAGGGTATTGTCTCCTGGGGATACGGCTGTGCCCAAAGGAACTATCCTGGTGTCTACACCAAGGTCTGCAACTACAACTCCTGGATCTCCAGCACCGTTGCCGCCAACTAA
- the LOC138666085 gene encoding trypsin-like, with the protein MKLLLICVLLGAAAAFEDDDKIVGGYTCTKNSVPWQVSLYSGYHFCGGSLINNLWVISAAHCYKSSLQVRLGEHNIAVSEGTEQFINSAKVIRHGSYSSYTLDNDIMLIKLASAASLNSYVKAIGLPSGCPAAGTSCLISGWGNTLSSGTNMPNLLQCVDAPVLTAAQCSSAYPGEITSNMICVGYLEGGKDSCQGDSGGPVVCNGQLQGIVSWGYGCAQRNYPGVYTKVCNYNSWISSTVAAN; encoded by the exons ATGAAACTCCTCCTGATCTGTGTGCTCCTCGGAGCAGCTG CTGCTTTTGAAGATGATGATAAGATTGTAGGAGGCTACACCTGTACCAAGAACTCCGTCCCCTGGCAGGTGTCCCTGTACTCCGGCTACCACTTCTGTGGTGGATCCCTGATCAACAACCTGTGGGTGATCTCCGCCGCTCACTGCTACAAGTC gagCTTACAGGTCAGACTGGGAGAGCACAACATCGCTGTCAGTGAAGGTACCGAGCAGTTCATCAACTCTGCCAAAGTCATCAGACATGGAAGCTACAGCTCCTATACCCTGGACAATGACATTATGTTGATCAAGCTGGCGTCTGCCGCCTCCCTCAACTCCTACGTCAAGGCTATTGGTCTGCCCAGTGGCTGCCCTGCTGCCGGCACCAGCTGTCTGATCTCCGGATGGGGCAACACCCTCAGCAGTGGAA CCAACATGCCCAACCTCCTCCAGTGCGTGGATGCCCCCGTCCTGACTGCCGCCCAGTGTAGCAGCGCCTATCCAGGAGAGATCACCAGCAACATGATCTGTGTTGGATACTTGGAAGGAGGCAAGGATTCCTGCCAG GGTGACTCTGGTGGACCCGTGGTCTGCAATGGACAGCTCCAGGGTATTGTCTCCTGGGGATACGGCTGTGCCCAAAGAAACTATCCTGGTGTCTACACCAAGGTCTGCAACTACAACTCCTGGATCTCCAGCACCGTTGCCGCCAACTAA